From one Trifolium pratense cultivar HEN17-A07 linkage group LG1, ARS_RC_1.1, whole genome shotgun sequence genomic stretch:
- the LOC123915756 gene encoding ubiquitin C-terminal hydrolase 22, with amino-acid sequence MFQRNPLYTNPEPCQHLSDYKHKHGFSGYKAIQKLLVTSPIGKISLKKPNLRIPRCSFCNGCEKKRIFLCLICSSFSCFDHTLLHPKAEIGHTLFIDIERAELFCGLCCDQIYDPDFDQVVMAKHSMVLPQGAIGNESIGQRLIKRRRLVSGVGLYLNSKSKFSFPIKDLRGKSCFPEGLRGLNNLGSTCFMNSVLQALLHAPPFRDYFLSGGHSLEDCKRRTIDRLCLICDINAVFSAMYSGDRNPYSPARFLYSWWQHSANLASYEQQDAHEFFISMLNTIHEKEGITRNGSKGNGGDCQCIAHRVFYGLLRSDVTCMACGFISTTYDPFLDISLNLDINIALTEKGKKVTKSNEDDSKSTLLGCLDLFTRPEKLGSDQKLYCQKCKERQNSLKQMSITKLPPVLTLHVKRFEHSFVKKLSRKIDRYLQFPFSLDMTPYLSSSILRARYGNRIFNFGGNESDTFSKFEIFAVVTHSGTLESGHYVSFVRLRKQWYRCDDAWITEVDEATVRASQCYMIFYAQKTLFNNASEDLSHLPTSPGREVFIPIAGCC; translated from the exons ATGTTTCAAAGAAACCCTTTATACACAAACCCAGAACCATGTCAGCATCTTTCTGATTACAAACACAAACATGGATTCAGTGGCTACAAAGCTATTCAAAAGCTACTTGTAACTTCTCCAATTGgaaaaattagtttaaaaaaacCTAATTTAAGAATACCCAGATGCAGTTTTTGTAATGGGTgtgaaaaaaaaaggatttttttatgtttgatttgttCTTCATTCTCTTGTTTTGATCATACCCTTTTGCATCCAAAAGCTGAAATTGGTCATACTTTGTTTATTGATATAGAAAGAGCTGAACTTTTTTGTGGGTTGTGTTGTGATCAAATTTATGACCCTGATTTTGATCAAGTTGTTATGGCTAAACATTCAATGGTTTTGCCACAAGGTGCTATTGGTAATGAGAGTATTGGTCAGAGATTGATTAAGAGAAGGAGATTGGTTTCTGGGGTTGGATTGTATTTGAATAGTAAATCTAAGTTTAGTTTTCCAATTAAAGATCTGAGGGGTAAATCTTGTTTTCCTGAGGGATTAAGGGGTTTGAATAACTTGGGTAGTACTTGTTTTATGAATTCTGTGTTGCAAGCATTGTTACATGCACCTCCTTTCAGGGACTATTTCTTGAGTGGTGGACATAGTTTGGAAGATTGTAAGAGAAGAACGATCGATCGGCTGTGTTTGATTTGTGATATCAATGCTGTTTTTTCGGCTATGTATTCGGGTGACCGAAATCCGTATAGCCCTGCTCGGTTTCTCTACAG CTGGTGGCAGCATTCGGCAAATTTAGCGAGTTACGAGCAGCAGGATGCTCATGAGTTTTTCATTTCGATGTTAAATACAATCCATGAGAAAGAGGGCATAACAAGGAATGGAAGCAAAG GAAATGGTGGAGATTGTCAATGCATTGCTCACAGAGTGTTTTATGGACTTTTGAGATCAGATGTTACCTGTATGGCCTGTGGATTCATCTCAACAACCTATGACCCTTTTTTGGACATTTCACTTAACTTAGACATTAATATCGCTTTGACAGAAAAAGGTAAAAAAGTTACCAAATCAAATGAGGATGACAGCAAGTCTACACTTCTCGGTTGTTTGGATTTGTTCACTCGGCCAGAGAAGTTAGGTTCGGACCAGAAACTTTACTGCCAGAAATGTAAGGAAAGGCAAAACTCATTGAAACAAATGTCAATTACAAAGCTCCCTCCGGTACTTACTTTGCACGTAAAACGATTTGAGCATTCTTTTGTTAAGAAGTTGTCAAGAAAGATCGACCGATACCTACAATTTCCATTCTCCTTAGACATGACTCCATATTTGTCCTCTTCTATCCTTAGAGCCAGATATGGAAATAGAATTTTTAATTTCGGAGGCAATGAATCTGATACATTTTCCAAGTTCGAGATTTTTGCAGTGGTGACACATTCAGGGACGCTCGAGTCTGGCCATTATGTTTCTTTTGTACGACTAAGGAAGCAATGGTACAGATGCGACGATGCTTGGATCACCGAGGTTGATGAGGCAACAGTTAGAGCTTCACAATGTTACATGATCTTTTATGCGCAGAAAACATTGTTCAATAACGCAAGTGAAGATCTGAGTCACCTTCCGACTTCACCTGGAAGAGAGGTTTTCATTCCTATTGCTGGTTGTTGCTAG